The genome window CAGGTATTGTCGATACCGGCTTGATCAGGTGTGACTTAATCTGTGCTTACCAAAGGTGAGAAACAGGCCCGCTAACAGCACCGCAACACCTAACCCAAGAACAACTTTTTCTGTAACCGCTGACGCTTTCGTCGCCGTGATCGGTTGAGGTTGTCGTTCATAGCGGCCATCCGTTACGGCCAGAATAAGCGCCACCGTTTCTGCCGGCACATCCAATTGCGGAACGTGCCCACAATTCGAAAACCAGTGTAGCTGAGCGTCAGGAAACAACGTCAGGGCTAGCCGTGATTGACCAGGTGGACAAATACGGTCCTGTCGGCCCCAGCCAATGACCAGATTCGGGATAGAGCCAATCGGTGCCCCCTGCTGGGGAGGGCCATGGGCCAGACTATCCAGTAACCTGGTAAAGCTGGGGGTCGGTAAAAACTCCCGAAATTCATGAAGTGCTACTTGGGATGGGATCGTCCAGGGATGAGCCGAAAATTGAGCGAACAGCACCGTTCGGCTCAGGGGATTGTTGACCAGAGGCGGTAGGATGGGCTGGATGAGCCTGGATAATTGAGCCGATAGCCGAACCGAGTGATAGAAATAGGCGACCTGCCAGCCTTGCCAAAACCCACCAGGATCCAGCGCTACAACCGAACCAACCACCTGACCTCGGCGGCCTAGCTCAAGCACTAGCCGCGCGCCCATCGAATTGCCCACCGCATCGATGCCCAGCAGTTGGTGTTGGGTCAAAAAGTCGGTTACTGCATCGGCTAGGGTAGGAATGGAAACCTCACCCGGTAGAGCCGGTGACTGACCGAAACCAGGCAAATCCAGCGCAATTACATCCCGCTGGGTAGCCAACTCATTCACAATGAGATCCCAAACCTTCAGGGAACTCCCCAAGCCATGGAGTAGTAAGAGTGGTTTACCGGTCCCACGCCGGATATAGTGCATCGTCATACGTTTGAGTCAACAGGTCTAAAAGCTGCGCTGAACCGCTTAGCGTCCTATGAACGGCAACGGGGGCATATAGTTTAGATAGGTGAAGTGGCAACAGGGTACCGGGACAGCTTACCTTAAGCATGCTCTTGCTACCCGGTTCTCTACAGCAAATCCATACCGAGCGTTTACTGATTAACTAGGCTAGGTAAGTGCTGCTAAATCGTAGATTGATTACTACTTGCGACGGTTCACTTAATTTATCACTTAGTTAAACTGCTGGACTTCTCCTCCGTCGATCAGCTCATTAACCAACTGAGTAGTAGCCGTCCCAGCGGTATTCATTTCCGTAAGTCCAGCAAGCTGGCCGAACACTCTACGTACGTTAACACCTGGATACGCTACGTCAGGTATCTGTCGATGACTCAAAAAGCGTCCGCCTTTGACCTTACATATAAAGATGCACTACTCGCCGAGTTGAAAAAACTGTTTCTAGGCAAGAACGTACTTGACAAGCTGCCAACCGTATTGCAGAAATATGGTATTCTGTTAATCGTTCGGAGTAAGCCAGACCATGCGCCCTTAGATGGGGCCGCTTTTTGGTCTAAAGACAATCCTGTCATTGCCTTAACGCTACGGTACCAACGGTACGATAACCTAATTTTTACGGTGTACCATGAATTGGGACATATCTTTTTGCACCTCTGTCACGATAAGGAATCGTCCTTTGTAGATAGTCTCGATGATGGCAAAGATGCGTCCAGTCAGCAAGAAGACGAAGCCAACGAATTTGCCCGGAACACACTGGTACCGTCCGAACGATGGCGACAATTTACGCTGGGCCGGAGCGGGTTTACGGATGAGGCCATTCAGCAATTTGCGGATAGTATGGGCGTACCTGCCCCAACCATTTGGGGGCGGCTCTGTTTCGAGGGGCGAATGAAGTATTCCTGCGCGTCCGTGCATCAGAAACGTAACCAGATTCCCTAACCGCCTAAGCGGAAGTTCTGGCTATATTGCCAGACTATTTTTTTGCTGGTTATAATGTCATCTACGATTACTGCGGGAGTTAACGATCTTTTATTTGACCGAATTCTGAGGAAACAGGAATTCGAGGAAAGCCTCTGGAATGCGGCCGACCAACTGCGGTCGAAGGCCAAACTCAAATCGAGCGAGTATGCCTCGCCCATGCTGGGCCTGTTCTTTCTGCGCTACGCGTCCAACCGCTTCGATAGGCTGACCCCACAGGCCCTTGTCGACTACGAAGCCACCAAAGACAGCCGAAACGCCGAAACCATCGAAGCCGTTTACCTGCGGCTCTGCGGCTACTATCTGCCCGAAGCCGCCCGCTTTGATACGCTGATGAACCTGAGTGGTGAAGACAACGCCATTAAAGCCGTAAAGAAGGCGATGGAAGCATTCGAGCAGGCCAATCCGGGGGCGGGTATCGAACTGCCCAAGAACGACTACGAGAAAATACCGGATGCCACGCTGCGGAAAATTCTCGCCGAAGTAGCCCGGATTACGATGGCCGAAGGCGATT of Spirosoma rhododendri contains these proteins:
- a CDS encoding alpha/beta fold hydrolase; its protein translation is MTMHYIRRGTGKPLLLLHGLGSSLKVWDLIVNELATQRDVIALDLPGFGQSPALPGEVSIPTLADAVTDFLTQHQLLGIDAVGNSMGARLVLELGRRGQVVGSVVALDPGGFWQGWQVAYFYHSVRLSAQLSRLIQPILPPLVNNPLSRTVLFAQFSAHPWTIPSQVALHEFREFLPTPSFTRLLDSLAHGPPQQGAPIGSIPNLVIGWGRQDRICPPGQSRLALTLFPDAQLHWFSNCGHVPQLDVPAETVALILAVTDGRYERQPQPITATKASAVTEKVVLGLGVAVLLAGLFLTFGKHRLSHT
- a CDS encoding ImmA/IrrE family metallo-endopeptidase, whose product is MTQKASAFDLTYKDALLAELKKLFLGKNVLDKLPTVLQKYGILLIVRSKPDHAPLDGAAFWSKDNPVIALTLRYQRYDNLIFTVYHELGHIFLHLCHDKESSFVDSLDDGKDASSQQEDEANEFARNTLVPSERWRQFTLGRSGFTDEAIQQFADSMGVPAPTIWGRLCFEGRMKYSCASVHQKRNQIP